From a single Rhinoderma darwinii isolate aRhiDar2 unplaced genomic scaffold, aRhiDar2.hap1 Scaffold_4034, whole genome shotgun sequence genomic region:
- the LOC142709066 gene encoding phosphomevalonate kinase-like has protein sequence MAAPRSILMFSGKRKSGKDYITERLRDSLGEDTCAILRLSGPLKQQFARERGLDFERLLDASDYKEMYRADMICWGEEKRSLDPGFFCRLIVEGVMQPVWIISDSRRRSDVDWFLAAFGDVTQTVRVVASQETRRCRGWIYTPEVDDAESECGLDTGVAFDWIITNDKDEVSLDEQLHKLKAFILSRLTLPV, from the exons ATGGCGGCTCCCCGGTCAATTCTAATGTTCAGCGGGAAGAGAAAATCTGGGAAAGATTATATCACCGAGCGGCTCCGTGACAG TTTGGGTGAGGACACATGTGCCATCCTGCGCTTGTCTGGACCCCTGAAACAGCAATTTGCCCGG GAGCGGGGTCTGGATTTTGAGCGTCTCCTTGATGCCAGTGATTATAAGGAGATGTATCGGGCAGATATGATCTGCTGGGGGGAGGAAAAGAGGAGCCTGGACCCTGGATTCTTCTGCCGGCTGATTGTGGAGGGGGTGATGCAGCCGGTGTGG ATCATCAGCGACAGTCGGCGTAGGTCGGATGTGGACTGGTTCCTGGCGGCTTTTGGCGATGTGACGCAGACCGTCCGTGTGGTGGCTTCTCAGGAGACCCGGAGATGTAGAGGATGGATATACACCCCGG AGGTGGATGATGCGGAGTCGGAGTGCGGGCTGGACACTGGTGTGGCTTTTGACTGGATTATCACGAATGATAAGGATGAGGTGTCGCTGGACGAGCAGCTTCATAAACTGAAGGCCTTTATCCTCAGCAGACTGACCCTGCCTGTGTGA